GACGAAAGCGAGCTCTACGCGATCACCTCGGCCGGCGGCGTCATCCGCACCCTGGCCAAGCAGGTGCGACGCGCCGGGCGTCAGACGAAGGGAGTTCGTCTGATGAACCTCGACGAAGGCACTACGCTGTTGGCGATCGCCCGAAACGCTGATGAGCCCGACGAGGATTCGACGGACTAACGCTAGAAGCATAGGAATCCACACGTGACTGACGAGCCGAAAACCACGTCTGACCAGCCTTCTGAGGATCAATCCGCGGATAAACAGTCCGGCACGGCCGCTGCCGCGAAGCCGACTGCGGGCGACGCCGTGTCGAACACGGTGGATTCGGCTGCCGGCGCGAATGCCGGGACCGACAAACCCGGGGTCAAACCGCCGTGGCAGCTCGCCGACGAGTTAGCGGCCGACACCGGTAAGGCGGCTGCCGGCGGTGCATCCGCCGGTGCCGAGCCCGCGTCGGCCAAACAGTCCGCGGCGAAGACGGCGGCCAAGGCGGCCGGGGCCAAGCCTCCCGCCGCGAAATCGGCGGGGGCCAAGGCAGCCCCGTCGCGGATCCCCGCGGCGAAGTCGACTGCTTCGAAGGCGCCCGCGAAGACGACGGGCAAGGCCAAGAAACCGCTGATCACCGGGACGGCCGCACCGAAGCTGGACGATGCGGCCGCGGAGTCGGCGGCCGATAGCAAACGCTTCGTCGAGTCGCCGACCCGCGACATCGGCCGCGCCGCGATCAAGGCGAAGGATCTGCCCGATCTCGACGAGATCCACGTGCAGTCGGCGAATGCTCTGCGTTCGGCGCCCACCCAGGTTGGGGCGGCGACCGGGGGGAGTCGTGCGCTGCGCGCGACGGTTCAGGTCCGTCGCATCGACCCGTGGTCGACGCTCAAGATCTCCGCGGTCCTGGCGGTGGTCGGCTTCTTCATCTGGATGATCGCCGTCGCCGTGCTCTACCTCGTCCTGGAAGGGATGGGTGTCTGGTCGCAGGTCAACTCGTCGGTGGGCACGTTCACCACCGACGGCGGCGGATCGACCGATGCGCTCGGAGCGGGAACAGTGTTCGGCTGGGCGTTCCTGATCGGGGTCGTCGACGCGATCATCCTGACCGCCCTGGCCAGCGTCGGAGCATTCATCTACAACCTCTGTGCCGACTTCATCGGCGGCATCGAGGTCACCCTCGCCGACCTCGACTGAGTCGCGCCGCTTGGGCGCGACCAGCAGTTTTGTGCCGGTAGCTGCACATACGGTAATGTCTGCTCTCGGTTCACGGGCCTATAGCTCAGGCGGTTAGAGCGCTTCGCTGATAACGAAGAGGTCGGAGGTTCAAGTCCTCCTAGGCCCACTACCCGTACCTGCCCGGCGAGAGAAGTCCCGTCGTTGGCTACCGGGGCCTTAGCTCAGTTGGTAGAGCGCCGCCTTTGCAAGGCGGATGTCAGGAGTTCGAATCTCCTAGGCTCCACCAGAAGGACTGACTCACAACTCCGTCCGATACCCTGAAGGTCATGTTTGCCCGCTGGCCACGGCGCCGTCGAACGTCGCCGTGGGGCGTCGTCGCGATGATCGTCGCGGCAATCCTCTGCCTGGGATTCGCGGGCGCGCCCCAGGCCCGCGCGGACAGCCAATTCATCCGGATGGGCAAGGTACCGGGGGGCACCTGGTATGGCGCCTACATCCCCGGCGTCGGCGGGGCCAACCTGTATGCCGACATCCTGCTGCCGCGCAAGCGCCAGGGCCGGATTCCGACGGTCATGATGATCGGCCCCTACTTCCAGCATGTGGAGACCAACGCGGCCGGCGTCCCGGTCCGCATCCCGGCGGATCGCTACAACGACTTCGTCTACGGCTCGCGGATGTTGGAGCGCGGATACGCGATCATCTCGGTCGACCTGCGCGGATACGGTGCCAGCGACGGATGCCCGGATACTAGCGGGGCGGTAGACCGGGGCGACCTGCGGGCGGTCGTGCGGTGGGCGGCGACGCGGAGCTGGTCGTCGGGAAAGATCGGTCTGTACGGGAAGTCCTATGACGGCGTCACCGGACTGATGGCCGCCGGCGAGCGAATCCCCGGCCTGGCGGCGGTGGTAGCCCAGGAACCGGTCTACGACTGGTACCGCTACCTGTACTCCAACGGCGTCCCCCGCACCACCCGCCTCGGCACGCCGCTCTCGCTGGTCTATACCTCGATCAGCCCCCGTCCGCCGAATGCCGGGGACCGACAGTGGCGCGACTATATGCAGCGCTCGGCGGTCAACCTCATCAACCCGATGTGCATCCCGGCGGCCTTCGCCGCGCAGCAGAACCCGATGTCGAACGACCGCTACTGGCGCGGCCGATCCATCCTGGCGCCGTTGAAGAACACCCCGGTGCCGATCTTCCTCTCGCAGGGATTCATCGACCAGAACACGGCTGCCGACGGCCTCACACAGCTGCTGCAGAATGCGGGCGGTCGGGTCACCGGGTGGCTCGGCATGTGGGACCACGTGCGCGGCACGGATACCGATGCGTCGACCTTGATGGGGGCGGTCGGCAACCGGTCCTCGATGGGTCGGCGCGACTACCTGGATCAGGTCGCCGCCTTCTACGACCACTACCTGCTGGGCAAGGGCACCGCGCCGAGCGGATTCCTGATCCAGGACAACACCGCGGCCTGGCGCGCCCAACCGCAC
This genomic interval from Gordonia sp. X0973 contains the following:
- a CDS encoding DUF3566 domain-containing protein; protein product: MTDEPKTTSDQPSEDQSADKQSGTAAAAKPTAGDAVSNTVDSAAGANAGTDKPGVKPPWQLADELAADTGKAAAGGASAGAEPASAKQSAAKTAAKAAGAKPPAAKSAGAKAAPSRIPAAKSTASKAPAKTTGKAKKPLITGTAAPKLDDAAAESAADSKRFVESPTRDIGRAAIKAKDLPDLDEIHVQSANALRSAPTQVGAATGGSRALRATVQVRRIDPWSTLKISAVLAVVGFFIWMIAVAVLYLVLEGMGVWSQVNSSVGTFTTDGGGSTDALGAGTVFGWAFLIGVVDAIILTALASVGAFIYNLCADFIGGIEVTLADLD
- a CDS encoding CocE/NonD family hydrolase, which gives rise to MFARWPRRRRTSPWGVVAMIVAAILCLGFAGAPQARADSQFIRMGKVPGGTWYGAYIPGVGGANLYADILLPRKRQGRIPTVMMIGPYFQHVETNAAGVPVRIPADRYNDFVYGSRMLERGYAIISVDLRGYGASDGCPDTSGAVDRGDLRAVVRWAATRSWSSGKIGLYGKSYDGVTGLMAAGERIPGLAAVVAQEPVYDWYRYLYSNGVPRTTRLGTPLSLVYTSISPRPPNAGDRQWRDYMQRSAVNLINPMCIPAAFAAQQNPMSNDRYWRGRSILAPLKNTPVPIFLSQGFIDQNTAADGLTQLLQNAGGRVTGWLGMWDHVRGTDTDASTLMGAVGNRSSMGRRDYLDQVAAFYDHYLLGKGTAPSGFLIQDNTAAWRAQPHWPLHASTRSIPLKPGVYRHNAQQVAVKIKQGGRWIATQIDGIAAASDNWQPTLDEAGNGVWTLLPAESAPTRISGAPEVTLSTRVSNPNSSPITRRTPVAVDLYDVGPAGEATLITQNVAMLSADRTTFQLYATDWLLRAGHRLAIRVTDSNRGRWDYPSPPNGARVTVTSGRLDLPLSPAAAGEPTTGTSNSSLDGYLARYRYPVPRR